The following are encoded together in the Candidatus Thermoplasmatota archaeon genome:
- a CDS encoding HD domain-containing protein, whose translation MIEEHKTIRDPIHGDIKLEGVFLDLLETPEIQRLYNIKQLGFAHLVFPGAHHTRLEHSLGTYHMASKAADLLDMNKNEKQIIACAAFLHDLGHGPFSHTLESILRNTLDFDHVDLTEKLISGEYSIFSSEEKKFISSPSVHEILEKNNINQKEIIDIIRGATHKKPYLSELLNSAIDVDQLDYLVRDAYYTGVAYGMIDTERFLQTLTINNHNLAVKRKGVGVVENILMARGLMYSSVYFHKTVRIAELMLSRAIEMSPDVQPLELFKMTDCELLNNLNKMGSFQHEIATSIKYRKLFKQAYAISSSNLEKDELAVVKQLEDIDMKKAKEREFEEKLKIPEGHVIIDIPSKELHQAEPRINQTDIAIIDDGKIKSLDDFTPVAKAIRSRVIPDWVIMIVTDEKYREIISDNAEKILFK comes from the coding sequence ATGATTGAAGAACATAAAACTATAAGAGACCCGATTCATGGTGACATAAAACTAGAAGGGGTTTTTCTTGATTTATTAGAGACACCTGAGATCCAGCGTTTATACAACATAAAACAGCTTGGTTTCGCCCACCTAGTTTTTCCAGGTGCACATCACACCAGGCTTGAACATTCTCTTGGTACATATCACATGGCATCAAAAGCTGCTGATCTCCTAGACATGAATAAAAACGAGAAACAAATAATAGCATGTGCAGCATTTTTACATGACCTAGGACACGGCCCATTTTCTCATACACTTGAATCTATCCTAAGAAACACACTTGATTTTGATCATGTTGATTTAACTGAAAAACTTATATCAGGAGAGTATAGCATTTTTAGTTCAGAAGAAAAAAAATTTATATCATCACCTAGTGTGCATGAGATTCTAGAAAAAAACAATATAAATCAAAAAGAAATAATAGATATCATAAGAGGAGCAACTCATAAGAAACCTTATTTAAGCGAGCTTTTAAACAGTGCTATAGATGTGGATCAGCTTGACTATCTCGTACGGGATGCTTACTACACTGGTGTAGCATATGGTATGATAGACACAGAACGGTTTCTACAGACTCTAACAATAAATAACCACAACTTAGCAGTTAAAAGAAAAGGCGTTGGTGTTGTTGAGAACATACTGATGGCGAGGGGTCTGATGTATTCTTCAGTGTATTTCCATAAAACAGTTCGTATCGCAGAGTTAATGCTTTCAAGAGCTATCGAGATGTCACCCGATGTACAACCTCTTGAGTTATTTAAAATGACGGACTGTGAGCTATTAAATAACTTAAATAAAATGGGGTCTTTTCAACATGAAATCGCTACATCTATAAAATACAGGAAATTGTTCAAACAAGCATACGCTATTTCTTCATCTAACCTGGAAAAAGACGAACTCGCTGTAGTTAAACAACTGGAAGATATAGATATGAAAAAGGCAAAAGAGAGAGAATTCGAAGAGAAACTCAAGATACCTGAGGGACATGTAATAATTGATATCCCCTCAAAGGAGTTACATCAAGCTGAGCCGCGTATAAATCAGACTGATATAGCGATCATTGATGATGGTAAGATTAAGAGCTTGGATGATTTTACGCCTGTCGCTAAAGCAATCAGATCAAGAGTTATTCCAGATTGGGTTATTATGATTGTAACAGATGAAAAATACAGAGAAATTATATCTGATAATGCTGAAAAAATTTTATTTAAATGA
- a CDS encoding UbiA family prenyltransferase: protein MIKEYLKLARSFNAVLTGISPVMGAIAMEQYDIFTLFMLFLVGFFGHTFGFVFNDIIDYRIDKTSKEISDRPLISGTITLKKAWFFAITSMLIAFSISLYLAYQTQNYFTVVVLAISALFITLYDLISKKFIGMDIFVAMGVFLLVLYGALTTVDSIYQITSLAWIVCILGSIQVLYMQFISGGLKDIENDYNRGAKTLAIKLGVRILDGKLKISYGFKALAYGLQIVDLIVVFLPFFLIDEMKELTTLYYLQWTSILFIGFIMFYLSYKLLSMKQFERNKARKYIGVHYMINFTIVPIMLMTLNPWVGILIFFPLLGFILNNLILHGTITQPKTM from the coding sequence ATGATAAAAGAATATCTAAAACTCGCCCGTTCATTTAATGCAGTTTTAACAGGGATATCACCTGTTATGGGCGCTATTGCCATGGAGCAATATGATATATTCACTCTTTTTATGTTATTTTTAGTAGGTTTCTTTGGCCATACATTTGGGTTTGTGTTTAATGATATTATCGACTATAGAATTGACAAAACATCTAAAGAGATAAGCGATCGCCCCTTAATAAGTGGAACGATTACATTAAAAAAAGCATGGTTTTTCGCAATTACTTCAATGCTTATAGCATTTTCAATTTCTTTATATCTAGCGTATCAAACACAAAATTATTTTACTGTCGTTGTACTTGCGATTTCAGCCCTTTTTATAACCCTCTATGATCTGATAAGTAAAAAATTCATTGGAATGGACATATTTGTGGCAATGGGAGTTTTCCTTTTAGTATTATATGGTGCATTAACTACCGTTGACAGCATATATCAAATCACATCACTCGCCTGGATAGTATGCATTCTTGGTTCAATACAAGTCCTGTATATGCAATTCATATCAGGTGGATTAAAAGACATAGAGAACGACTATAATAGAGGAGCAAAAACACTTGCAATAAAACTTGGAGTGAGAATTTTAGATGGCAAATTAAAAATTTCCTATGGTTTTAAGGCTCTTGCATATGGCCTTCAAATTGTTGATTTAATAGTTGTATTTCTACCGTTTTTCTTAATAGACGAAATGAAGGAATTAACCACTCTGTACTATTTACAATGGACAAGTATATTATTTATTGGTTTTATCATGTTTTATCTCTCATACAAACTTCTTTCAATGAAACAATTTGAAAGAAATAAAGCAAGAAAATATATCGGTGTTCATTATATGATTAACTTTACAATTGTTCCAATAATGTTAATGACTCTTAATCCATGGGTTGGAATTTTAATATTCTTTCCATTATTAGGATTTATATTAAATAATCTAATTTTACATGGAACAATAACACAACCAAAAACAATGTAA